In the genome of Paraburkholderia azotifigens, the window TTGCAGCATCGAGCTAACGCTCACGAATGATCTCGGTGAGAGACTTTAAGCTACAAGCCGGCATCGAGACGCCAAATCTGCTGCTAACCAATCCGTGTTCCTTGCAGGAAGCCGTCCGCTGGTCATATGCGGCGGTCGCCACTGCTCGAAGCGGTGTGTTCTACGAGCGGCTTGGGATATCGATAGCCTTCGCAACGGCTGGGCGCGCGAGGAACGCCTCGAATGCACGCGTCACGTGCGGGAAATCGGCGATGCCGACCAGGTCTCCAGCTTCGTAGAAACCGACGAGATTGCGCACCCACGGAAACGTAGCCATGTCGGCAATCGTATATGCGTCTCCCATGATCCAAGTGCGGTCGGCGAGGCGCTGATTGAGCACGTTTAGCAAGCGCCGCGACTCGGCAACGTAGCGGTCGCGCGGGCGTTTGTCCTCATAGTCCTTTCCGGCGAACTTGTTGAAGAACCCGATCTGACCGAACATCGGGCCGATTCCACCCATCTGGAACATCAGCCATTGAATCGTCTCATAACGTCCTGCCGCGTCAGCCGGGATGAACTGCATGGCCTTGTCGGCCAGATAGATCAAGATGGCGCCTGATTCGAAGAGGGCGAGTGGCTTGCCACCCGGCCCTGCCGGATCGAGGATTGCCGGAATCTTGTTGTTGGGATTGAGCGAAAGAAATTCGGGCGACATCTGATCATTCGTATCGAAGCGCACTAGATGCGGTTCGTACGGTAGCCCGGTCTCCTCAAGCATCACCGAGACCTTGATACCGTTTGGCGTGGGTAGCGAATACAGTTGGATGCGCTCGGGATGCTGCGCGGGCCATTTGCGCGTGATCGGGAAGGCGGAAAGATCGTTCATCGGTGTACTCGCCCAAAAGAGCAGTGTTTATGCGAGGATGGATGGCTGTATGTTGCGGTCGCATGGTCGGTGGCGTACCGCGCTTCGTGAGCCGTTTGTAGAGATAGACGGCTACCA includes:
- a CDS encoding glutathione S-transferase N-terminal domain-containing protein, coding for MNDLSAFPITRKWPAQHPERIQLYSLPTPNGIKVSVMLEETGLPYEPHLVRFDTNDQMSPEFLSLNPNNKIPAILDPAGPGGKPLALFESGAILIYLADKAMQFIPADAAGRYETIQWLMFQMGGIGPMFGQIGFFNKFAGKDYEDKRPRDRYVAESRRLLNVLNQRLADRTWIMGDAYTIADMATFPWVRNLVGFYEAGDLVGIADFPHVTRAFEAFLARPAVAKAIDIPSRS